The nucleotide window ATTCCCAGCCGGATCATGGCCCAGATCAAGGCCAGCCAGGAAACCGCCAGCAGGGCCGCCTGCATCCAGGGGTTCAGGAATATGGCGGCCCAGCCCAGGGCCGAGAACAAAAGCCCCAGGCCCCACATCAGCCAGTCCACCCGCCAGACCGAGGGGATCCGGGCGTGCAGCAGGTCGTAGACGTGCCGCCGGTCTCCGGTGAAGATGTCCATGTTGTTCAGCATCCGCCGGACGATGGCCAGACCGGTGTCCAGGATGAAGGGAGATAGCACCAGCAGCACCGGAATGAAGGACCGGGGGCCCAGGCCCGCCGTCTGCAGGCCGATCCCGGTCAGGTAAAAGCCCAGCAGCAGACTGCCGCTGTCGCCCATGAATATTTTGGCGGGAAACCGGTTGAAGAACAAAAAGCCCAGGGCCGCCCCGCCCACTATCAGCTTAAGGGTGCAGCCGTAGACGGAACCCAGCTGCAGGGACAGGGCCAGGAAACCCAGACTGGCGGCGATGGCCATCCCGGAAGCCAGCCCGTCCATCCCGTCCATCAGGTTGAAGGCGTTGGTCCCGCCCATCAGGATCAGCACCGCCAGCAGAAAATCCAGCCGCTCGTACCCGGTCAGGCTGACGGCGGACATCATTATCACCGAGGTCAGGCAGGCCGCCGCCAGCAGCGAGGCCTTAAGCCAGGGCTTGATCTCGTGCAGGTCGTCCAGCAGGCCGGTGACGAACACCACGCCCCCCCCCACCATGCCGGCCGCCATGCTGCGGTTGGCAAATATCTCCGGCATCAGGAACAGGGCGGCCAGTATCCCGGCGTAGACCCCTGAGGCAATGGCAATGCCCCCGGTGCGGACCACCTGGTACACGTGCTTGTCCTGCGACAGGCCGTCGGGGGTATCCCAGGCGTTCATCCGGCGCCCCAGAAGCTTGGCCAGCGGCAGGGTCAGGTGGGTGACTCCCATGGTCACGGCGAAGACGATCAGAAAGTTCAGCATCAGATCGGGTATTGGGTATTGGTTATTGGAAATTAGTTATTTGTTATTGGGGAGCATCATAACCCACAGAAAGCGTGCACTGAGCTTGCCGAATGTGCACAAAAACACACAGGAGGACCTTTCCCACGAAATACACGAAATGACACTAAATAACTCAAAATATATTTATGGTATTTTAGATCGTTTTAGTGGGCTTTAGTGGGCAGAACCCAGGGGAACCTTTCCCGCGCTTGTGCCCCGTAGGGGCGGGATGTTTACGTTGCGCTGAGCCATGTCGAAGCGTAGCCCCGTAGGGGCGGGATGTCGCATCTCCACGCTGCCATGCCGGTCCTACGGACCTTAGGCCGTTCATATGTTTTATGTTTTTAGAAACATTTCGCGCCTATGGCGCTACGGGGTACGGCATCGCCGGGCAGCCCTGCCGGGTATCTCGATCGTGTCAAGCGTTGCCCGCCTGCCCTGCAGGGCATCTCGATCGTATCGGTCATCGTCGGACAGACCTGCCGGGCATCTCGATCGTATCGGTCATCGCCCGCCTGCCCTGCCGGGCATCTCAGGCGTTGCTCCGCTGCCATGCCGGTCCTACGGACCTTGGGCCGTTCATATGTTTGATGTTCTTAGAAACATTTCGCGCCTACGGCGCTACGAGGTCCGGCATCGCCGGGCAGTACCCCAGGCGTTTTCAAAGTTTTGTCAAACTCCGGCGATCAGTCCTTTGGCCGCGGCCAGAAATTCTTCGGCATCATTGACCAGCTGGCCGGCGCTGTCGGAAGAAAACCTACCGTAATAATCGGCATTTTCCCGGAGCACTTTGGCCAGCTGCAGCGATTCCACCAAACGGACATCCAGTTGTTTGGTTTTAACATACAAGTCCCTCAGGGCGTATTGCAGACAGTGGTGGCTCCTTTCGCGCAACCCGGCCTTGTACACCAATGCCCGGGCGGCATGAAACATGGCGTAATAGGCCTGAATTGAAGCCCACTTATAACTGCCCTGGGCCAGGCTCTGCCGGGCGGCCATAAGATCCGCGGCTGCCTGCTCCAACTCGGCCGGTGCCAGACCGGCCGCCTGGGGGAATTTTTTAAGCCGCCCCTTATCCAGGCATTCCCGGTATTCCGGGCTTATATTTTCTGCCACAGCACTATCCCCCGTTCCACTTCACGATAAAATATTTCGTCGCTTTTTTGCATCCCGGCCCACTCCACCGGGTCCTTGACCACGGTTTGGACCTTGGGAGAAAAGGTGAGCGCCGCCCGGCGGGCCGCATCGGGCTGGTTGGATATGACCAGTATATCCACGTCGCTGTCTTCCTGATCCTGGCCCAAAGCGGCGCTGCCGTAAAGCACGATCTTAACCGACAGGGGACTCAGTTTTGTTAAAAAGCGATCCAGACCGATTATGGTGTCGGCAACTTTTACCTGGCAGACCGCCGGATGTCCGGGGATTACCCGGTAATGCTTCATCCGTCCGCTGGACCTGACCGTAACCCAGCCCAGTTCGGCCAGCCGCCTTAAGGCATAATTGGCGGCGCTTTTTCCCACCCCGGACCTGACGGCCGCCTCCCGGCCGTAAAACTCGGTTTGGGGGTGGCGGGCCAGGTATAACAGCACATTTTGCAAAGCGCTCTCCCAGAACAAG belongs to bacterium and includes:
- a CDS encoding response regulator; translated protein: MLNFLIVFAVTMGVTHLTLPLAKLLGRRMNAWDTPDGLSQDKHVYQVVRTGGIAIASGVYAGILAALFLMPEIFANRSMAAGMVGGGVVFVTGLLDDLHEIKPWLKASLLAAACLTSVIMMSAVSLTGYERLDFLLAVLILMGGTNAFNLMDGMDGLASGMAIAASLGFLALSLQLGSVYGCTLKLIVGGAALGFLFFNRFPAKIFMGDSGSLLLGFYLTGIGLQTAGLGPRSFIPVLLVLSPFILDTGLAIVRRMLNNMDIFTGDRRHVYDLLHARIPSVWRVDWLMWGLGLLFSALGWAAIFLNPWMQAALLAVSWLALIWAMIRLGMFEPAEDHRLTPPAGLFPEGIRILVVDDDPGILQLVAGFLKLTKKGYQIFTAADGFEAGRMLSQHDPQLVILDLKLPGMDGFEVCRYIKEHHPRTRVLAITGRDNQKTRQKIMKAGADAFMGKPFRLDKLLEECDRLLNMAPA
- a CDS encoding HEPN domain-containing protein, with translation MAENISPEYRECLDKGRLKKFPQAAGLAPAELEQAAADLMAARQSLAQGSYKWASIQAYYAMFHAARALVYKAGLRERSHHCLQYALRDLYVKTKQLDVRLVESLQLAKVLRENADYYGRFSSDSAGQLVNDAEEFLAAAKGLIAGV
- a CDS encoding nucleotidyltransferase domain-containing protein codes for the protein MKKVTRSLFWESALQNVLLYLARHPQTEFYGREAAVRSGVGKSAANYALRRLAELGWVTVRSSGRMKHYRVIPGHPAVCQVKVADTIIGLDRFLTKLSPLSVKIVLYGSAALGQDQEDSDVDILVISNQPDAARRAALTFSPKVQTVVKDPVEWAGMQKSDEIFYREVERGIVLWQKI